GCCGCTGTCGCGCCAGGTGCGGCTGCTCGAACATCAGGTCGGTACGGCACTGCTGGAACGCAACAGCCGCTCGGTCAAGCTGACGGCGGCCGGGCGCAGTTTTCTACCCGATGCGTCTCGCATCCTGCGCTTGGCGGACGAAGCTGCGGCCACGGCCCGGCGCGTGGCGACGGGGGCTGCCGGGCAATTGGCGATCGGCTTTACCGCGTCGGTCGGCTATGGGAAGTTGCCTTCGCTGGTGAGCGCCGTGCGGGCGGCTTCACCGGGCGTGCGGCTGACGCTCAAGGAGATGGTGAGCGGCGCGCAGCTCTCGGCGCTGGATGCGCGCGAGATCGACGTGGGCCTGCTGCGCCCGCCGGTGGAGCACGGCGAGCTGATTGCCGTGCCGTGCTCGCAGGAAGCGCTGGTGATCGCCCTTCCGGAAGCCGTGGCCGACAGTTGGCCGCAACGCCCCAGCCTGCGCGACTGCGAGGGCCAGCCGCTGCTGATGTATTCCCCATACGAGGCGCGCTATTTCCACCAGATGGTCAGCAGCCTGCTGGAGCGCGCGGAGGTGCTGCCCGACATCGTTGAATACGTCAGCCAGATCCACTCGATGCTGGCGCTGGTGCGTGCCGGCATCGGCGTAGCGCTCATTCCCGCAGCGGCGGCCATGCTGCACTTCGAGGGCGTCGTCTATCGCCCGGTACGCACCACGCCGGCCAAGCCGGTTGAACTGTGGATGGCCTATCGCAAGGACAACGACAACCCCGTGTTCAACCTGCTCAAGACGGTGCTGCACAACACTCTTGCCGAGGGGCGCTGAATTCACCCGGCACCGCATTTGCTGAAGCCATGGCGATCCCGACCCGGAGACCGCCATGCCGAAAACACCCCAGAACATTCCACGCACCGCCCTGTGGCTCGCCGCGGCGGCAATAGGCCTGACGGTGGTTGCTTTGCCGCATCCCGCCCACGGCAAACTGCCGCCGCCCACGCCGGCTGAGCAAGCCGCCGCTGCCCGGCAGGCCGAGACCGAGCGCGCCCAGAAAGCACAGGAGCAGGCCCAGCTGACCGCAGTGCAGGACCGTCTGGCGGCGCGCTTTGGCAAGGGCGGCAACAACGCGCCAGACGCCGTCACGCCGGTCGCCAACCTGCCCAAGAACGTCGCAGAAGCGCCGGGTACGGCGGGCCCGCATGGCGGCTCGCGGCCGAGCGCGGAATCCCATTCGGGCAACGCCCGCTAGGCAACCAGCGGAAACCCCGTGTCAAACGTGGTGGCCACTTCCAGCCGCTGTTTGAGCAGACCCACCTTCACGTAGAAATCGGCCGTGCGCTGCTGCTCGGCAATGAGCTGCGGATCGATGGCGCGCCACACGGTCTGCCGCCGCGCAAACTGCAGCCGCGCGGCCTCCGGCGCAATGCCGATGATGCGGGCCAGCGTGACTGAAAAGCTATCGACATGCTGATACGACCACACCTGCGCGCGCACCACGCGCTGCAGGAAATCGCCCAGTGCGTCGCGCTTGGCGGCCAGAGCCGCGTCGGTCGCCGCCAGGTAGCTGAGTCCCGACCACAACCCGCGTCCGTTGACCAGCACGCGCGCGTGCTTGGCCGTTTCGGCCATCGCGGTGTAAGGCTCCCACGTTGACCACGCATCGATCGAACCGTTGACCAGCGCAAGCTTGGCATCCGCAGGCGGCAGAAAACGGAAGTTGGCGTCGTCCGGGCCCAGCCCTGCAGATTCCAACGCCTTGAGCGCCACGAAATGCCCGATCGACCCGCGGTTTGTGCCGATCGACTTGCCTTTCAGATCCGCGGCGGTGTTCAGCGGAGAGTCCGGCCGCACCAGCACCGCCGTGCCGTATGGGTCGGATCGGTTGGCGCCGATCAGTTTGATCCGTGTGCCCGCCGCCAGGGCAAAGATGGCTGGTGCATCCCCAATGGGGCCCAAGTCGACGGCGCCTGCATTGAGCGCTTCGGCCAGCGGTGCGGCCGCCGGAAATTCGGTCCATTGGATGTCGTACGACACGCCTTTGAGCGCGTCGGCGGCTTCGAGCAGCGCGCGCAGTCCGCCCTTCTGGTCACCAGCCTTGAGCACGATGCGGGGTTGCGCGATGGACAAGGCAGGCGCGGCAGCGAGTGCCAGCGTGGATTGCAGAAAACGTCGTCGATGTTGCGGCATGGTGATGGAGCGATGCGGTCGAGGGTCAATGAATGAAACCGCCTTTCACATAGCGCACCGGTTCGGCGTCCATGCGGGCGATCAAGGCGTCGAGGCCGCTTGTGCTGCGGGCGGTTCCGCGGGCGGCCGAGGTGCACAGGAAGTCAGCATCGGACCACGTGGTGCCCGGTGCGCCGCGTGCGCGCAACCACCCGTTGCGGTCGGCCAGCAACTGCGTGCCGGAGAACGCTTGCGGCGCGGCACCGGCAATGGTGGCGAAGACGCTCCAGGCGTCGGCACCTTCAGCCACACAGCGCGCCTCAAACGCGCGGGTTGGCGGTGGCAACGTGCCATCCGGCGTGATGAGCAATGTCTGGAAACGCGGGTCTTCCAGCGGGATGCCGGCTCTCGATGCCGCATCCACCGCCACCACCCTCACGCGTTGGCCGTTGCGCCACGTCGCCAAGGATTGAGTCGGCGCATCCCCGCAACGCACGGGCAGCGCCGGCAGCGCCACAGGTAGTGGCCAGCCGCCGGCACGCACGCCACCACTCGCTGCCAGCACCTTCATCGCGTCGAGCACCGCCCAGATATCGGCGTCGCTCAATCGATCGGCAAATGCAGGCATGGTGGACGCGCCTTGTGTATCGACCATGCCGTGAGCGATGTGCCAGAACAGTTCGCCATCGGGATGACGGCCAAGCAATGGGCCGACCACCGTGGGCGGCCAGCGCCTGGGCGTGGCTGCCAAGGGGCCTTCGCCTCGGCCATCTGCGCCGTGGCAGCTTGCACAGACCGCGTTGTAGATGCGCGTGCCCTGCGTGATGGATGCCACCGAAAATGCCGTCGGGCTGACATGGAAACTCGTCGGCACGGCGGGCGCGAGCACAACCGCCGACGGCCACGGCGCCACCACAAGCAGGCCCGCCGCGACGCCGGATGACACCGGCCGCCACCGCCGCACGAGCACGGCGATCACGACGGCCACCAACGCGAGCATCAAGGCAATCAGCGTCAGGCCAAGCTGCCGCGCTTGCCCAAGGTCAATCAACAGGGTTTCGCCCGCGATGCGCACGTCCCACGGCCATGCTGGCTGCCCGTGCGCCTCGCCTGTCAGCCCAAGCGTGTGCAGCAGCACCAGCACGCCGTGCTGCGCCCATTGCAGAAAGCCAAGCAATGCGTTGAGCCAGACCGTCGCTTCCGGTCCGCTCATGATGGTGCCGCCATCTACCAGGTCTCACCCAAGCCGAGATGACCGAGTGCCTCGTGCCGCAATGCGCTCAAGCGCGGGTCGCCGCGATGGCGCGGGTAAGGCAGGTCCACCGTCAGTTCCGCCGTGATGCGCGCCGGACGCGGGCTGAAAATGACCACACGCTGCGCCAGGAACAGCGCCTCCTCCACATCGTGCGTCACCAGCACGGTCGAGAAGCGGGCGCGTTGCCACAGCGTCACCAGCTCGCTCTGCATGGCCAGCCGCGTGAGTGAATCCAGCTTGCCCAGCGGCTCGTCCAGCACCAGCAACTGCGGATCGTTGACCAGCGCACGCGCCAGCGCCACACGTTGCGCCATGCCGCCCGACAGCTCATGCGGAAACGCCCGATGAAAGCCGCCCAGGCCCACGCGTTCCAGCGCGTCGTTCACGCGGTCACGCTCTGCATTGAGCACGCCGCGCGCTTGCAGACCCAGCGCAACGTTGTCCCACACGCGGCGCCACGGATAGAGCGTCGGGTCCTGGAAAACCACCACACGAGATGGGTCGGGCTCGCTGATGGGCTTGTCGTCCTGCAGGATGCGACCATGCGTGGGCGGTTCCAGCCCCGCGATCAGGCGCAGCAGGGTGGACTTGCCGCAACCGCTTGGCCCAAGCAGCGCCACGAATTCACCGCGCTGTATGGTCAGGCTCACACCGTCGAGCACCTGCAGCGGATTGGCGCGGCTGCCAAACCAGTGGCTGACGCCCTGCACGTCGATGCGTGCGCCGACAGCGGCCGCAGGCGGCGGCGCCTCGCGTTCGAGCACGGCTACCATTTCAGCGTCCCCTTCTGCCAGACCAGCGCGCGGTCACGCACCTTGAAGAGCAGCGTGATGATGCTCGAGAACAGCAGCGCCATGACGATCAGCGCGGCATACATGTTGACGTACGATGCCCAGCCTTGCGCCCAGGTCAGGTACCAGCCGAGGCCCGACTTCACGCCCATCATCTCCGCCGTCACCAGCACCGTGAACGACGCGCCCAGCCCCATGAACAGCCCCACGAACACCTGCGGCAGGGCTGCCGGAATCGCCACACGCAGTACGAGGAACGCGTTGGATGCGCCCAGCGTTCGCGCTACGTCGTAGTAGCTTTTGCTCACGCCCGCCACGCCGGACCACGTGAGCACCGCCACGGGAAAGCCGGCAGCCAGGGCGATCAGGAAAGCCGCCGCCGAATAGCTCGACGGGAAGAAGTAGAACGTGATCGGCAACAGCGCCGTCGCCGGCAACGGCCCGAGAATGCGCAGCACCGGATGCACCCAGTAGCCCACCGCGCGCGACCAGCCGATCGACACGCCCACCAGAAAGCCCGTCAACGCACCAAGCAGATAGCCAATGCCGAGCAACTTGAGCGTATTCAGCACGCTGTCGCCCAGACGCGGCCAGTCTTCCGAATAGACCTCGATCAATGCCTGCGGCGGCGCAAAGAACGGTGTGGGCAATGCACCGGACTTGGCGGTCAGCACCTCCCACAAGGCCAGCACCACAGGCACGGCGATCAACCACGGCCCGGCTGGCTGCAGCGCTTCCTGCACGGGCCGCAACGGGGACACATGGCCCGCCGCCAACGCCACCACGAACAGCGCAATGCCAACGATCAACGCGGCAACGCCCAGCTCCGCCGTGAACGCCCAGTCGCTGAAGCCGACCACGTGGTTGGGCCAGCGCCACGTCAGCAGGCCGAAGGCGGCCCAAGCCAATGCGGCCACGGCGCCGGTGCGCCATG
Above is a genomic segment from Ralstonia pickettii containing:
- a CDS encoding LysR substrate-binding domain-containing protein, which produces MFELSQLRCFVAVAEELHFGRAAERLHMTQPPLSRQVRLLEHQVGTALLERNSRSVKLTAAGRSFLPDASRILRLADEAAATARRVATGAAGQLAIGFTASVGYGKLPSLVSAVRAASPGVRLTLKEMVSGAQLSALDAREIDVGLLRPPVEHGELIAVPCSQEALVIALPEAVADSWPQRPSLRDCEGQPLLMYSPYEARYFHQMVSSLLERAEVLPDIVEYVSQIHSMLALVRAGIGVALIPAAAAMLHFEGVVYRPVRTTPAKPVELWMAYRKDNDNPVFNLLKTVLHNTLAEGR
- a CDS encoding ABC transporter substrate-binding protein, with amino-acid sequence MPQHRRRFLQSTLALAAAPALSIAQPRIVLKAGDQKGGLRALLEAADALKGVSYDIQWTEFPAAAPLAEALNAGAVDLGPIGDAPAIFALAAGTRIKLIGANRSDPYGTAVLVRPDSPLNTAADLKGKSIGTNRGSIGHFVALKALESAGLGPDDANFRFLPPADAKLALVNGSIDAWSTWEPYTAMAETAKHARVLVNGRGLWSGLSYLAATDAALAAKRDALGDFLQRVVRAQVWSYQHVDSFSVTLARIIGIAPEAARLQFARRQTVWRAIDPQLIAEQQRTADFYVKVGLLKQRLEVATTFDTGFPLVA
- a CDS encoding c-type cytochrome, with translation MSGPEATVWLNALLGFLQWAQHGVLVLLHTLGLTGEAHGQPAWPWDVRIAGETLLIDLGQARQLGLTLIALMLALVAVVIAVLVRRWRPVSSGVAAGLLVVAPWPSAVVLAPAVPTSFHVSPTAFSVASITQGTRIYNAVCASCHGADGRGEGPLAATPRRWPPTVVGPLLGRHPDGELFWHIAHGMVDTQGASTMPAFADRLSDADIWAVLDAMKVLAASGGVRAGGWPLPVALPALPVRCGDAPTQSLATWRNGQRVRVVAVDAASRAGIPLEDPRFQTLLITPDGTLPPPTRAFEARCVAEGADAWSVFATIAGAAPQAFSGTQLLADRNGWLRARGAPGTTWSDADFLCTSAARGTARSTSGLDALIARMDAEPVRYVKGGFIH
- a CDS encoding ABC transporter ATP-binding protein; amino-acid sequence: MVAVLEREAPPPAAAVGARIDVQGVSHWFGSRANPLQVLDGVSLTIQRGEFVALLGPSGCGKSTLLRLIAGLEPPTHGRILQDDKPISEPDPSRVVVFQDPTLYPWRRVWDNVALGLQARGVLNAERDRVNDALERVGLGGFHRAFPHELSGGMAQRVALARALVNDPQLLVLDEPLGKLDSLTRLAMQSELVTLWQRARFSTVLVTHDVEEALFLAQRVVIFSPRPARITAELTVDLPYPRHRGDPRLSALRHEALGHLGLGETW
- a CDS encoding ABC transporter permease; the encoded protein is MSTIPQTLEAPAPLSNPFADAVERGGAWRTGAVAALAWAAFGLLTWRWPNHVVGFSDWAFTAELGVAALIVGIALFVVALAAGHVSPLRPVQEALQPAGPWLIAVPVVLALWEVLTAKSGALPTPFFAPPQALIEVYSEDWPRLGDSVLNTLKLLGIGYLLGALTGFLVGVSIGWSRAVGYWVHPVLRILGPLPATALLPITFYFFPSSYSAAAFLIALAAGFPVAVLTWSGVAGVSKSYYDVARTLGASNAFLVLRVAIPAALPQVFVGLFMGLGASFTVLVTAEMMGVKSGLGWYLTWAQGWASYVNMYAALIVMALLFSSIITLLFKVRDRALVWQKGTLKW